A genomic window from Nomascus leucogenys isolate Asia chromosome 10, Asia_NLE_v1, whole genome shotgun sequence includes:
- the KLK14 gene encoding kallikrein-14, producing MSLRVLGSGTWPSAPKMFLLLTALQVLAIATTRSQEDENKIIGGYTCNRSSQPWQAALLAGPRRRFLCGGALLSDQWVITAAHCGRPILQVALGKHNLRRWEATQQVLRVVRQVTHPNYNSRTHDNDLMLLRLQQPARIGRAVRPIEVAQACASPGTSCRVSGWGTISSPIARYPASLQCVNINISLDEVCQKAYPRAITPGMVCAGVPQGGKDSCQGDSGGPLMCRGQLQGLVSWGMERCALPGYPGVYTNLCKYRSWIEETMRDK from the exons ATGTCGCTGAGGGTCTTGGGCTCTGG AACCTGGCCCTCAGCCCCTAAAATGTTCCTCCTGCTGACAGCACTTCAAGTCCTGGCTATAG CCACGACACGGAGCCAAGAGGACGAGAACAAGATAATTGGTGGCTATACGTGCAACCGGAGCTCCCAGCCATGGCAGGCGGCCCTGCTGGCGGGTCCCAGGCGCCGCTTCCTCTGCGGAGGCGCCCTGCTTTCAGACCAGTGGGTCATCACTGCTGCCCACTGCGGCCGCCC GATCCTTCAGGTCGCCCTGGGCAAGCACAAcctgaggaggtgggaggccACCCAGCAGGTGCTGCGCGTGGTTCGCCAGGTGACGCACCCCAACTACAACTCCCGGACCCACGACAACGACCTCATGCTGCTGCGGCTACAGCAACCCGCACGGATCGGGAGGGCAGTCAGGCCCATTGAGGTCGCCCAGGCCTGTGCCAGCCCCGGGACCTCCTGCCGAGTGTCAGGCTGGGGAACTATATCCAGCCCCATCG CCAGGTACCCCGCCTCTCTGCAATGCGTGAACATCAACATCTCCCTGGATGAGGTGTGCCAGAAGGCCTATCCTAGAGCCATCACTCCTGGTATGGTCTGTGCAGGAGTTCCCCAGGGTGGGAAGGACTCTTGTCAG GGTGACTCTGGGGGACCCCTGATGTGCAGAGGACAGCTCCAGGGCCTCGTGTCTTGGGGAATGGAGCGCTGCGCCCTACCTGGCTACCCCGGTGTCTACACCAACCTGTGCAAGTACCGAAGCTGGATTGAGGAAACGATGCGGGACAAATGA